The following coding sequences lie in one Phycicoccus duodecadis genomic window:
- a CDS encoding DUF1206 domain-containing protein, whose translation MSAEPRPAVAAPDDGPVAAAVHGLAEAGGEIVGDVVDATREAAEAVKRQGETVAEAAQQAMEVTAQAAEVAETHTAVSTGARVGFFLDGLLHALMGWAGLQLVWLGRSSSTADESGALIGIAHSLGGRAVLWVAFAGFVVVAVWNLARGITGRHCRTRMKRFEHAADGIAYATVAWSAAAFAVGAGQTSRQSTVGMTRTMLALPGGVLLVVGTGLAVVGVGAFSIWSGVSRDFLVDLATRPGRVVVAVGILGFVARGIVYGVVGALFVAAAWTHDVHQATGIDGALHVMQGVPGGEAMLTVLSVGLIAFGIYLMTRARHLLA comes from the coding sequence GTGAGCGCCGAACCCCGGCCCGCGGTGGCGGCCCCCGACGACGGCCCGGTCGCGGCTGCCGTGCACGGGTTGGCCGAGGCCGGTGGCGAGATCGTGGGTGACGTGGTCGACGCCACCCGCGAGGCCGCCGAGGCCGTCAAGCGCCAGGGTGAGACGGTCGCCGAGGCCGCCCAGCAGGCGATGGAGGTGACCGCCCAGGCGGCCGAGGTCGCCGAGACGCACACGGCGGTGAGCACCGGCGCGCGGGTCGGCTTCTTCCTCGACGGCCTCCTGCACGCGCTGATGGGTTGGGCCGGCCTCCAGCTGGTGTGGCTGGGGCGCAGCTCGAGCACCGCCGACGAGTCGGGCGCGCTCATCGGCATCGCCCACTCCCTCGGTGGACGGGCCGTGCTCTGGGTCGCCTTCGCCGGCTTCGTGGTGGTGGCGGTCTGGAACCTCGCGCGCGGCATCACCGGGCGGCACTGCCGCACCCGCATGAAGCGCTTCGAGCACGCCGCCGACGGCATCGCCTACGCCACGGTGGCCTGGTCGGCGGCCGCCTTCGCCGTCGGCGCCGGCCAGACCTCGCGACAGTCCACGGTCGGGATGACCCGCACGATGCTGGCGCTGCCCGGCGGGGTCCTGCTCGTCGTCGGCACCGGCCTGGCGGTGGTCGGGGTGGGGGCCTTCAGCATCTGGTCGGGGGTCTCGCGTGACTTCCTCGTGGACCTCGCGACCCGGCCCGGGCGGGTGGTCGTGGCCGTGGGCATCCTCGGGTTCGTCGCCCGCGGCATCGTGTACGGGGTGGTGGGGGCGCTCTTCGTGGCGGCGGCCTGGACCCACGACGTCCACCAGGCGACCGGCATCGACGGAGCCCTGCACGTGATGCAGGGCGTGCCGGGTGGTGAGGCGATGCTCACCGTGCTGTCGGTGGGCCTCATCGCCTTCGGGATCTACCTGATGACGCGGGCGCGCCACCTGCTGGCGTGA
- a CDS encoding cupin domain-containing protein, producing the protein MSERDPADGAVRHEPVRVVTDDELVVGDPTPGMLRRRAFEVPGLWAGQVVTDPGAVSGWHHHDSNVSVLYVVRGVLRLECEGVEGWVDAVAGSYVQVPAFTVHRESNPGREPSLAVIARSGVGLPTVNVGVAPPPHR; encoded by the coding sequence ATGAGCGAGCGCGACCCCGCGGACGGCGCCGTCCGCCACGAGCCGGTCCGCGTCGTCACCGACGACGAGCTCGTCGTCGGTGACCCGACGCCGGGGATGCTGCGCCGCCGCGCCTTCGAGGTGCCGGGGCTGTGGGCCGGGCAGGTCGTCACCGACCCGGGCGCGGTCTCCGGGTGGCACCACCACGACTCCAACGTCAGTGTGCTGTACGTCGTCCGGGGCGTCCTGCGGCTGGAGTGCGAGGGTGTCGAGGGATGGGTGGACGCCGTGGCCGGCAGCTACGTGCAGGTGCCGGCCTTCACGGTCCACCGGGAGTCCAACCCCGGTCGGGAGCCGTCGCTGGCCGTCATCGCGCGCTCCGGGGTGGGCCTGCCCACGGTCAACGTCGGCGTCGCGCCGCCCCCGCACCGCTGA
- the trxA gene encoding thioredoxin, producing MSTTILTGQNFEATVTAGGIVLVDFWAAWCGPCRQFAPVFDAASTQHPDIVFGKVDTEAEQALAGAARITSIPTLMAFRDGVLVFSQPGALPAAALEEVIAGVRALDMDAVRAELAQQQRAPQTT from the coding sequence ATGAGTACGACCATCCTCACCGGCCAGAACTTCGAGGCCACCGTCACAGCCGGCGGCATCGTCCTGGTCGACTTCTGGGCCGCGTGGTGCGGCCCGTGTCGACAGTTCGCCCCCGTCTTCGACGCCGCGTCGACCCAGCACCCGGACATCGTGTTCGGCAAGGTCGACACCGAGGCCGAGCAGGCCCTCGCCGGCGCCGCGCGGATCACCTCCATCCCGACCCTGATGGCGTTCCGCGACGGCGTCCTCGTGTTCTCCCAGCCCGGGGCGCTGCCCGCCGCGGCCCTCGAGGAGGTCATCGCCGGCGTCCGGGCCCTCGACATGGACGCCGTCCGCGCCGAGCTGGCGCAGCAGCAGCGCGCCCCGCAGACGACCTGA
- a CDS encoding S8/S53 family peptidase — MDASGPTRPPNFPVFAVPATAVRRFGAVVLDPDRAALLEGEAPPHPTVYRADRLVLPGVPATRGDQQDGDTPIGSLEALGRELGFRVEVVNQSFGDLARELGYADRLSRSARQVVRIVPDRRRPGPPVDAWGVLQQARAAKSVEVHRWSLSHVLMGTGYGSGVGYGSGVGYGSGVGYGSGVGYGSGVGYGSGVGIPGSADSRTPVMFAGSPPRPAGTRSPVVAILDTGLGRHPWFPDGDPLVDRDPRVGGVPVGLRFDPDDDPELSGVTLDRLNGFLDPLAGHGTFITGVVRQHCADARIVVVPVMYGDGAADEGDLIDALQHLLLWHWRRLDGRDEGDPLDVVSLSLGYYHETPGAVDDEAGMFAAIRALQEWGVSVTAAAGNGATTMEFWPAALARSTPKGSVPLTSVGAWNPTERTVALFSNTGDWVSTYRCGVAVVSTMPTTFDGSLRGSVEVPAGAVPERGTPDPEDFTCGFGVWNGSSFSAPACAGHVAHLLSTGESTLDVGRRGDLVRDAVASALKEKP; from the coding sequence ATGGACGCTTCCGGCCCCACCCGTCCCCCGAACTTCCCCGTCTTCGCGGTGCCCGCGACGGCGGTCCGGCGTTTCGGCGCGGTCGTCCTCGACCCCGACCGGGCGGCCCTCCTCGAGGGCGAGGCGCCGCCGCATCCGACCGTGTACCGCGCCGACCGTCTCGTCCTCCCGGGCGTGCCGGCCACGAGGGGCGACCAGCAGGACGGGGACACCCCGATCGGCTCACTGGAGGCCCTCGGCCGCGAGCTGGGGTTCCGGGTCGAGGTGGTCAACCAGAGCTTCGGGGACCTGGCGCGTGAGCTCGGGTACGCGGACCGGCTCTCCCGCTCGGCGCGTCAGGTGGTGCGGATCGTGCCCGACCGCCGGCGCCCCGGGCCGCCGGTCGACGCCTGGGGGGTGCTGCAGCAGGCGCGGGCGGCGAAGTCGGTCGAGGTGCACCGCTGGAGCCTGAGCCACGTGCTGATGGGGACGGGGTACGGGTCCGGGGTCGGCTACGGCTCCGGGGTGGGCTACGGCTCCGGCGTGGGCTACGGATCCGGCGTCGGCTACGGATCCGGCGTCGGCTACGGCTCCGGCGTCGGCATCCCGGGCAGCGCCGACAGCCGCACCCCGGTGATGTTCGCGGGCTCGCCGCCACGGCCCGCCGGCACGCGCAGCCCCGTGGTCGCGATCCTCGACACCGGTCTCGGCCGCCACCCCTGGTTCCCGGACGGCGACCCGCTCGTCGACCGCGACCCCCGCGTGGGCGGCGTGCCCGTCGGGCTGCGCTTCGACCCCGACGACGACCCCGAGCTCAGCGGCGTCACCCTCGACCGGCTCAACGGCTTCCTCGACCCGCTGGCCGGCCACGGCACCTTCATCACGGGTGTCGTCCGCCAGCACTGCGCCGACGCCCGCATCGTCGTCGTCCCGGTGATGTACGGCGACGGCGCCGCCGACGAGGGCGACCTCATCGACGCCCTGCAGCACCTGCTGCTCTGGCACTGGCGCCGGCTCGACGGCCGCGACGAGGGCGACCCCCTCGACGTCGTCAGCCTCTCGCTCGGCTACTACCACGAGACCCCCGGGGCCGTCGACGACGAGGCGGGGATGTTCGCCGCCATCCGCGCCCTCCAGGAGTGGGGCGTCTCGGTCACGGCCGCCGCCGGCAACGGCGCGACGACGATGGAGTTCTGGCCCGCCGCGCTCGCTCGCTCCACCCCGAAGGGCTCGGTGCCCCTCACCAGCGTCGGCGCCTGGAACCCCACCGAGCGCACCGTGGCGCTGTTCTCGAACACCGGCGACTGGGTCAGCACCTACCGCTGCGGCGTGGCCGTCGTCAGCACCATGCCGACCACCTTCGACGGCTCGCTGCGCGGCTCGGTCGAGGTCCCGGCGGGGGCGGTGCCCGAACGTGGGACCCCCGACCCCGAGGACTTCACCTGCGGGTTCGGGGTGTGGAACGGCTCGTCGTTCTCGGCGCCGGCCTGTGCCGGGCACGTCGCCCACCTGCTGTCGACCGGCGAGAGCACCCTGGACGTCGGCCGTCGCGGCGACCTCGTGCGCGACGCCGTCGCCTCCGCCCTGAAGGAGAAGCCGTGA
- the cysE gene encoding serine O-acetyltransferase, whose amino-acid sequence MPFLRQARARVREDLEAAMRRDPAAHSRTDVALNSPGLHAIWSYRLAHRLWDQGPRWQPAARVLSTMTRAATGVEIHPGAQIGQRFFIDHGMGVVIGATAVVGDDVMLYHGVTLGGRSLQRGVKRHPTVGDRVTIGTGARVLGDIEIGDDVQIGANSVVVKDVPAGAVATGVPARVRFPHLPDEDPYDALFNEPAIFI is encoded by the coding sequence ATGCCGTTCCTCCGACAGGCGCGGGCGAGGGTCCGTGAGGATCTCGAAGCCGCGATGCGCCGTGACCCCGCGGCCCATTCGCGTACCGACGTCGCGCTGAACTCCCCGGGGCTGCACGCGATCTGGTCCTACCGGCTCGCGCACCGCCTGTGGGACCAGGGGCCGCGATGGCAGCCCGCGGCGCGCGTGCTCTCGACCATGACCCGCGCCGCCACCGGCGTGGAGATCCACCCCGGTGCGCAGATCGGGCAGCGCTTCTTCATCGACCACGGGATGGGCGTCGTCATCGGCGCCACCGCCGTGGTCGGAGACGACGTGATGCTCTACCACGGGGTCACCCTGGGGGGCCGGTCGCTGCAGCGCGGCGTCAAGCGCCACCCGACCGTCGGTGACCGGGTCACCATCGGCACGGGCGCACGCGTCCTGGGCGACATCGAGATCGGCGACGACGTGCAGATCGGCGCCAACTCGGTGGTGGTCAAGGACGTCCCGGCCGGCGCCGTGGCCACCGGGGTGCCGGCCCGGGTGCGCTTCCCCCACCTCCCCGACGAGGACCCCTACGACGCGCTGTTCAACGAGCCCGCGATCTTCATCTGA
- a CDS encoding RNA polymerase sigma factor — translation MHTGAGPDSLAMQAADAFRAFRDGDPSGMSTLVDVVTPLLWSVARQQGAGRLAAEDVVQNTWLKLVEHAPSIADPQSVLKWLIVTTKRDAWAVGSRSHREEPGSHDDVRELETDERAPSPEAAVLAAEDGSVVWAHVAELPERCRTLLRTIAFAERPDYAQIAEALGMPVGSIGPTRGRCLAKLRAALVADPRWEMSS, via the coding sequence ATGCACACCGGCGCCGGCCCCGACAGCCTCGCGATGCAGGCGGCCGACGCCTTCCGGGCCTTCCGCGACGGCGACCCCTCGGGGATGTCGACCCTGGTCGACGTCGTCACGCCGCTGCTGTGGTCGGTGGCGCGCCAGCAGGGCGCGGGCCGGCTGGCGGCCGAGGACGTCGTGCAGAACACCTGGCTCAAGCTCGTCGAGCATGCGCCGTCGATCGCCGACCCGCAGTCGGTGCTCAAGTGGCTCATCGTCACGACCAAGCGCGACGCGTGGGCCGTCGGGTCGCGTTCGCACCGCGAGGAGCCCGGCTCGCACGACGACGTCCGCGAGCTCGAGACCGACGAGCGCGCACCCTCCCCCGAGGCAGCCGTCCTGGCCGCCGAGGACGGCTCGGTGGTGTGGGCCCACGTGGCCGAGCTCCCCGAGCGCTGCCGCACGCTGCTGCGCACCATCGCCTTCGCCGAACGCCCCGACTACGCACAGATCGCCGAGGCCCTCGGGATGCCCGTCGGCTCGATCGGCCCGACCCGGGGCCGCTGCCTCGCCAAGCTCCGCGCCGCCCTGGTGGCCGACCCCCGATGGGAGATGTCGTCATGA
- a CDS encoding protoporphyrinogen oxidase produces MGKLGFLAGMAAGYVLGAKAGTQRYEQIRRTSGRIWRSDPVQKQVATAKETARTKAAPVVADLVADAARATGEKLRQGRTIASEAIGHDGSRTPPPATPGPAGDPWAAATSPGVSDGPPAR; encoded by the coding sequence ATGGGCAAGCTTGGCTTCCTGGCCGGCATGGCTGCCGGCTACGTCCTCGGGGCGAAGGCGGGGACCCAGCGCTACGAGCAGATCCGGCGGACGTCCGGGCGGATCTGGCGCTCCGACCCGGTGCAGAAGCAGGTGGCGACCGCGAAGGAGACCGCCCGCACCAAGGCCGCCCCGGTCGTCGCCGACCTCGTGGCCGACGCCGCCCGGGCCACCGGCGAGAAGTTGCGCCAGGGCCGCACCATCGCGTCCGAGGCCATCGGGCACGACGGCTCGCGCACCCCGCCCCCGGCCACTCCGGGCCCGGCCGGCGACCCCTGGGCCGCCGCCACGTCGCCCGGCGTCTCCGACGGCCCCCCCGCGCGCTAG
- a CDS encoding sulfite exporter TauE/SafE family protein — protein sequence MSPLVLPLGLLIGLSLGALGGGGSILTVPALVYLLGEDPRQATTSSLLIVGVTPLIALVPHARAGRVRAGQGLMFGALGTAGSFAGSALAARVDPQVLLTAFAGLMLVVATLMIRRSLRRGASGDGQEDPSVEPVLTVRPFTCACPRLAKVVVTASAVGLLTGFFGVGGGFVLVPALVLALSFPMPVAVGTSLLVIAVNSATALTARVTTTGTHLDGPLVVGFTLAAVAGSLVGGRLAARIPPAVLTRAFAVLLVLVAGYTAARSIPALVG from the coding sequence GTGTCCCCACTGGTACTGCCCCTCGGACTGCTCATCGGCCTCTCGCTCGGTGCGCTCGGCGGCGGCGGCTCGATCCTCACCGTCCCCGCGCTGGTGTACCTGCTCGGCGAGGACCCGCGCCAAGCCACGACCAGCTCGCTGCTGATCGTCGGGGTGACCCCCCTCATCGCCCTGGTCCCGCACGCGCGCGCCGGCCGCGTCCGCGCCGGGCAGGGCCTGATGTTCGGGGCGCTCGGCACCGCCGGGTCGTTCGCGGGGTCGGCGCTCGCGGCGCGGGTGGACCCCCAGGTCCTGCTCACCGCGTTCGCCGGCCTGATGCTGGTCGTCGCCACGCTGATGATCCGCCGCTCCCTGCGCCGGGGCGCGTCGGGGGACGGGCAGGAGGACCCGAGCGTCGAGCCCGTCCTCACCGTCCGCCCCTTCACCTGTGCCTGCCCCCGCCTGGCCAAGGTCGTCGTCACCGCGAGCGCCGTCGGCCTCCTCACCGGGTTCTTCGGCGTGGGGGGCGGCTTCGTCCTGGTCCCCGCCCTCGTGCTGGCCCTGTCCTTCCCGATGCCGGTCGCCGTCGGCACCTCCCTGCTGGTCATCGCCGTCAACAGCGCCACCGCCCTGACCGCCCGCGTCACGACCACCGGTACCCACCTCGACGGCCCGCTCGTCGTGGGCTTCACCCTGGCGGCCGTCGCCGGGAGCCTCGTCGGAGGCCGCCTCGCCGCCCGCATCCCGCCGGCGGTGCTGACCCGCGCCTTCGCCGTCCTGCTCGTCCTCGTGGCCGGGTACACCGCAGCGCGCAGCATCCCGGCCCTGGTCGGATGA
- a CDS encoding DUF302 domain-containing protein, protein MGYALSTTVDRPFAATLEATRAALADQGFGVLTEIDLAATLKTKLDVDIPAQVILGACQPPLAHAALQAEPSIGLLLPCNVVVRAADADHTLVEAMDPMVMVTMTSNDALAAVAGDARERLTAALDSLTA, encoded by the coding sequence ATGGGCTACGCCCTCAGCACCACCGTCGACCGGCCGTTCGCGGCCACGCTCGAGGCGACCCGGGCGGCGCTCGCCGACCAGGGCTTCGGCGTGCTCACCGAGATCGACCTCGCCGCCACCCTGAAGACCAAGCTCGACGTCGACATCCCGGCCCAGGTCATCCTCGGCGCCTGCCAACCCCCGCTGGCCCACGCGGCGCTCCAGGCCGAGCCCTCGATCGGTCTCCTCCTGCCGTGCAACGTGGTCGTCCGGGCCGCCGACGCCGACCACACGCTGGTCGAGGCCATGGACCCCATGGTCATGGTCACCATGACCTCGAACGACGCCCTGGCCGCCGTCGCCGGCGACGCCCGTGAGCGCCTCACCGCTGCGCTCGACTCGCTCACGGCCTGA
- a CDS encoding CHAT domain-containing protein encodes MGRFDAAAAAAEEAVRALDGLDDDEAHQLRVRVDITRAWTELEVHGLGRALRILRRARREARRARSPFLEALTHVQEGVVHVRVGDWGAALAALDAVPDDAPLDPSQRCAQYINRGLAHVGRADIPEATAALETARDIAAAHGLVDQEFKARHNLACLAFVDGDLPKALGRMREADRMEAAVSRDRARLDHAEVLLEAGLVDDARSALTDALAHAQADRHRLEVGEISLRLARCDLLAGDLDRARSHARTAQAVLRSRQAEGLVREAAMVRMTIDVVEGTRVESVVADLARRNAGATGDSPADRAAVRLEAEARLALGDPDAAEARLAVLGRGRDSLAATLHESLVRARIALARHRPDDAERHFVEGNRILAAHQFLSSSLDVRAAMALHGRRLSSSDVERALAGGDAADVVRTVERWRAVSHRINPVSAPTDPELTDLTRELRRLRRLLGDSEGAAATALAAQVAALEPQIADREWSLAAEGAAAETSTPLGADELQAAAAAAGARLVGLFESRGTVHAAVVTDRSLAVHPLGPVPDLVALVLRLRRDLRARAVLAPGSPMAAVLARATASSVAALDSAFDGLWPGDERVVVVPSGSLATVPWSLLPSLRGRPVTVAPSLTRWVRGPAHRASPAAQTVRALYGPGLVRTGPEVRAVLAAWHGGDPGDRYDAGPASSRDVVDALGGARVVHLAAHGTHEVQSPLFSSVRMADGPVFAHELPRPVASEHVTLAACDVGQFSTRAGDEPLGLSIALLSLGACAVLAAVAPVADDAAHDAMVAYHRTLARGTDAAQAWAGVVEHQPDAGVFCLYGSDWAAPHPAREGAAAGVR; translated from the coding sequence GTGGGGCGTTTCGACGCCGCCGCGGCGGCGGCCGAGGAGGCGGTCCGCGCGCTCGACGGGCTCGACGACGACGAGGCGCACCAGCTGCGGGTACGCGTCGACATCACCCGGGCGTGGACCGAGCTCGAGGTGCACGGCCTCGGCCGGGCCCTGCGCATCCTGCGCCGCGCCCGGCGTGAGGCCCGGCGCGCCCGCAGCCCGTTCCTGGAGGCGCTCACCCACGTCCAGGAGGGGGTGGTGCACGTCCGGGTCGGCGACTGGGGTGCGGCCCTGGCCGCTCTCGACGCGGTGCCCGACGACGCCCCCCTGGACCCGTCGCAGCGCTGCGCCCAGTACATCAACCGGGGCTTGGCGCACGTGGGGCGGGCCGACATCCCCGAGGCGACCGCCGCGCTCGAGACCGCCCGTGACATCGCCGCCGCGCACGGCCTGGTCGACCAGGAGTTCAAGGCGCGCCACAACCTGGCGTGCCTGGCCTTCGTCGACGGCGACCTGCCCAAGGCCCTCGGCCGGATGCGCGAGGCAGACCGGATGGAGGCAGCGGTCTCGCGCGACCGGGCCCGGCTCGACCACGCCGAGGTCCTGCTCGAGGCCGGCCTCGTCGACGACGCCCGCAGTGCCCTGACCGACGCGCTGGCGCACGCCCAGGCCGACCGACACCGGCTCGAGGTCGGCGAGATCAGCCTGCGCCTGGCGCGGTGCGACCTCCTGGCCGGTGACCTCGACAGGGCCCGGTCGCACGCCCGCACCGCCCAGGCCGTGCTGCGGAGCCGGCAGGCCGAGGGGCTGGTGCGGGAGGCGGCGATGGTGCGGATGACCATCGACGTCGTCGAGGGCACCCGCGTCGAGTCGGTGGTCGCCGACCTGGCGCGGCGCAACGCCGGCGCGACCGGCGACTCCCCCGCCGACCGGGCGGCCGTACGGCTCGAGGCCGAGGCCCGGCTGGCCCTCGGCGACCCCGACGCGGCCGAGGCCCGCCTCGCCGTCCTGGGCAGGGGGCGGGACTCCCTGGCAGCGACCCTGCACGAGAGCCTGGTCCGCGCGCGGATCGCCCTGGCCCGCCACCGGCCCGACGACGCCGAGCGGCACTTCGTCGAGGGCAACCGCATCCTGGCCGCGCATCAGTTCCTGTCCTCCAGCCTCGACGTCCGGGCGGCGATGGCGCTGCACGGGCGGCGCCTCTCGTCGTCCGACGTCGAGCGGGCCCTGGCCGGGGGTGACGCCGCCGACGTCGTCCGCACCGTCGAGCGCTGGCGGGCGGTGTCGCACCGCATCAACCCCGTGTCCGCGCCCACGGACCCCGAGCTCACGGACCTGACCCGCGAGCTGCGGCGGCTGCGCCGGCTGCTGGGCGACAGCGAGGGGGCGGCCGCCACGGCCCTGGCGGCCCAGGTCGCCGCGCTCGAGCCGCAGATCGCCGACCGCGAGTGGAGCCTGGCGGCCGAGGGGGCGGCGGCCGAGACCTCCACCCCGCTCGGCGCCGACGAGCTGCAGGCCGCCGCGGCGGCGGCCGGTGCGCGGCTGGTCGGGCTGTTCGAGTCCCGAGGGACCGTCCATGCCGCCGTCGTCACGGACCGCTCGCTGGCCGTGCACCCCCTGGGGCCCGTCCCCGACCTCGTCGCGCTGGTGCTCAGGCTGCGCCGCGACCTGCGGGCCCGGGCCGTGCTCGCCCCGGGCTCGCCGATGGCGGCCGTGCTCGCGCGCGCCACCGCCTCGTCCGTGGCGGCCCTGGACTCCGCGTTCGACGGTCTCTGGCCCGGCGACGAGCGGGTGGTCGTGGTGCCGTCGGGCTCACTGGCGACCGTGCCGTGGAGCCTGCTGCCGTCGCTGCGCGGCCGGCCGGTCACGGTGGCGCCCAGCCTGACCCGATGGGTGCGCGGCCCCGCGCATCGCGCATCCCCTGCCGCCCAGACGGTCCGCGCCCTCTACGGCCCGGGGCTCGTGCGTACCGGCCCCGAGGTGCGTGCGGTCCTGGCCGCCTGGCACGGCGGTGACCCGGGCGACCGGTACGACGCCGGGCCGGCGTCCAGCCGCGACGTGGTCGACGCCCTCGGTGGCGCCCGCGTGGTGCACCTGGCCGCGCACGGCACCCACGAGGTGCAGAGCCCGCTGTTCTCGTCGGTCCGGATGGCCGACGGCCCGGTGTTCGCGCACGAGCTGCCGCGCCCGGTGGCCTCCGAGCACGTCACGCTGGCGGCGTGTGACGTCGGGCAGTTCTCGACCCGTGCCGGCGACGAGCCGCTGGGGCTGTCGATCGCCCTGCTCTCGCTCGGGGCCTGCGCGGTGCTCGCGGCCGTCGCCCCGGTGGCCGACGACGCCGCCCACGACGCGATGGTGGCCTACCACCGCACCCTGGCGCGGGGGACGGACGCGGCGCAGGCCTGGGCGGGCGTGGTCGAGCACCAGCCGGACGCGGGCGTGTTCTGCCTGTACGGGTCGGACTGGGCGGCACCGCATCCCGCGAGGGAGGGTGCCGCGGCGGGCGTCAGATGA
- a CDS encoding rhodanese-like domain-containing protein, which yields MRTPVIVPIETPTLGDRSYLAHDGAVAVVVDPQRDIDRVLALAAEHGVRITDVFETHIHNDYLTGGLALARAAGAKYHVNGADEVAFDRSPIADGDVVEVSPTMRVRAIATPGHTFTHLSYALEAAAPAASVAAGFEPVGVFTGGSLLFGATGRPDLLGHEHTHDLVHHQYASARRLADELPDAAHVLPTHGFGSFCSAGSTGGATASTIGAEKRQNPALTQDEERWVADTLAGLDAYPAYYVHMSPGNSDGPAAPDLTPPVEADKDTLAARIAAGEWVVDLRTRTAFAAGHVTGTLNVGIDGQFATYLGWLIPWGTPLTLLGDTPEQVAEAQRELVRIGIDHLAGAATGTPEQWTRDALGRLERAVFADLAQVRHHRPVVVLDVRRSSEFDAAHIEGAVNIPLHELLGRVEEVPAGEVWVHCAGGYRASIAASVLAARGTPVVAVDDSFDEHATASGLPVTTAA from the coding sequence GTGAGAACCCCGGTCATCGTCCCCATCGAGACCCCCACCCTGGGGGACCGCTCCTACCTCGCGCACGACGGGGCCGTCGCGGTCGTCGTCGACCCGCAGCGCGACATCGACCGGGTCCTCGCGCTGGCGGCCGAGCACGGGGTGCGGATCACGGACGTGTTCGAGACCCACATCCACAACGACTACCTGACCGGCGGCCTCGCCCTCGCCCGGGCCGCGGGTGCGAAGTACCACGTCAACGGCGCCGACGAGGTGGCCTTCGACCGCTCGCCGATCGCCGACGGGGACGTCGTCGAGGTGTCGCCCACGATGCGCGTGCGAGCGATCGCGACCCCGGGCCACACGTTCACCCACCTGTCCTACGCGCTCGAGGCCGCAGCCCCGGCGGCCTCCGTGGCCGCCGGGTTCGAGCCGGTCGGCGTCTTCACCGGGGGGTCGCTGCTCTTCGGCGCCACCGGGCGCCCCGACCTGCTCGGCCACGAGCACACCCACGACCTGGTGCACCACCAGTACGCCTCCGCGCGCCGGCTGGCCGACGAGCTCCCGGACGCCGCGCACGTGCTGCCCACCCACGGCTTCGGCTCGTTCTGCTCGGCCGGGTCGACCGGTGGCGCCACCGCGTCCACCATCGGGGCGGAGAAGCGCCAGAACCCGGCCCTGACCCAGGACGAGGAGCGCTGGGTGGCCGACACGCTCGCCGGCCTCGACGCGTACCCGGCGTACTACGTGCACATGTCGCCCGGCAACAGCGACGGACCGGCCGCGCCCGACCTGACGCCGCCGGTGGAGGCGGACAAGGACACCCTCGCGGCCCGCATCGCCGCCGGCGAGTGGGTCGTCGACCTGCGCACGCGCACGGCCTTCGCCGCCGGCCACGTCACCGGCACCCTGAACGTCGGCATCGACGGCCAGTTCGCCACCTACCTCGGCTGGCTGATCCCCTGGGGCACCCCGCTGACCCTGCTGGGCGACACCCCCGAGCAGGTGGCCGAGGCCCAGCGCGAGCTGGTGCGCATCGGCATCGACCACCTGGCGGGTGCCGCGACCGGCACCCCCGAGCAGTGGACCCGTGACGCCCTGGGCCGCCTCGAGCGGGCGGTCTTCGCCGACCTGGCCCAGGTCCGTCACCACCGCCCGGTCGTCGTCCTGGACGTGCGCCGCTCCTCGGAGTTCGACGCCGCCCACATCGAGGGCGCGGTCAACATCCCGCTGCACGAGCTGCTCGGCCGGGTCGAGGAGGTTCCGGCCGGCGAGGTCTGGGTGCACTGCGCCGGGGGCTACCGCGCCTCCATCGCGGCCTCCGTCCTGGCCGCCCGCGGCACCCCCGTGGTGGCCGTCGACGACAGTTTCGACGAGCACGCGACGGCCTCCGGCCTGCCTGTCACCACCGCCGCCTGA
- a CDS encoding metal-sensitive transcriptional regulator, with amino-acid sequence MVTLNSDDMVPVLNRLRRAQGQLGGVIRLIDEGRDCRDVVTQLAAVNRALDRAGFAIVSSGMRECLTSPGGIDAEDQATMEKLFLTLA; translated from the coding sequence ATGGTCACCCTCAACAGCGACGACATGGTCCCCGTCCTCAACCGCCTGCGCCGCGCCCAGGGCCAGCTGGGCGGCGTCATCCGCCTCATCGACGAAGGCCGCGACTGCCGTGACGTCGTCACCCAGCTCGCGGCCGTCAACCGGGCCCTCGACCGGGCCGGCTTCGCCATCGTGTCCTCCGGGATGCGCGAGTGCCTGACCTCCCCTGGCGGCATCGACGCCGAGGACCAGGCCACCATGGAGAAGCTCTTCCTCACCCTGGCCTGA